The segment TTaagttttaattaaattcataaATTTCGCTTTTCGCATAACATGGGAAAATCATTGAAAACTTTAAGTTCGTTACTTTCGCTTTTCGCACTAATgtggaaaaatcattaaatcTTTTAACTTCTGAGTGAGTCGAAAATCAAAGAGGCGGTCTGGCTGACACAACGTGATCTCCTATGCGGAGTTCAGTCGATGACCGGATGCAGATGGCATCTCTAATTAGCCAACGATCAGATCACTCAAGGCACAGCCTCAATAGGCAGGGGTCAGAGGTTTCTAATTCGCGAGGTTGGGCAAGGATCAGTTGGTTTTCAAAACTTCATTTTCCAACGACGAAAGATCGATCTTCCGGCGTGGCTGAAAACAAGCGTTAATTCGGAGAGGTGGTTTACAGTACGGAGACTATATCTCTTGCTACAACTCAGAATTCCTAACTTCGACCTACTCCTTGTATGTGGAGCCACAGAACTTTTGGGGGAATTTTCTCCCTGACAATTCAATCCGAACTTACTGACAACAATAGCTTGTGAATATTTATAAAGATAGCTTAAGCATGATATGATAGACGAGGCTAGCATCCGCTGAACCCTATGATTTGGTGAACTGTGCTCCCTGAAGCTGCTGGAAGAGGAATCCTGGACAGAGTCGGGGCGAAGAGGACAGCCGAAGGCGGAGAATTCTGCCTCTGTTTGGCCGACGATTGGGTAACCAGGAAGCCGATGGCCGCAGGTGGCTTTATCACTGTAGCATGGTCTGCGTTCGGCAACCAAGAAAACGAAGGCCGCAGGTGGCTTTATCACTGTAGCATGGTCTGCGTTCGGCAACCAAGGAAACGAAGGCCGCAGGTGGTTTTAGCACTGCAGCATCCCTGATTTGCTCCTGCTTCTTCTTCACACGGCTTGGCGCGCGCTGCTGTTTAACCCTGTCTAGGGTGCTCCTCGCAGGCGAAGGGTCCCAAGCGGGAAGGCGTTTGCTTATTCCAGCCCCCGGCTGACTGCGCTCTGCGGCTTACTTAGCCGGCGACTGGCCGATGGGGTGCGTTTAAATAGCGTGGGTCGCTGCCCCACGCAATAAGCGAAAGACCGTCCGGTCTTTGGAGCTGTGGCGTCTTTCTTCCGAGCGGGATCTGTCGCGAGACTCCGGTGCCCCGCCACTCCACTTGTACGAGCAAGGGAATCAGCGGGTGCGTGAGCTGCAGAAAATCAGATGAAAACCTGTTCTGTGGATTTTTCCAATCGCACTCACCCAAAATATCGCGATCAACCGAAAGGTATGTCTTTTTGTACCGTGTCGAGTTGTTTCACAAGGAAATTTTCCTATGATGGCACTTCTTACAAAAGATTCGTTTGCGCGCACAGCCGTTCTCGACGAGATCTTTAACCGGAAAAGGAATTTGACATGGCCTGTCAGATGTCCAAAGCATCTCTGCGCGTTAACAGGTCAAAGTAACCCTGCGCCTGTTAACAGGTCAAAGTAACCCTGTGCCTGTCAAAGGGTGGCAGCATGTATCCCTGGCCTCGAGATCGATATCATGGTCTTGACTTTCCATTTCTCTTTCAAATCTCAACCGATTAATCCTTCCCGCCAAACCTATCGACTTCTTCTACGTCGCTTCAGGCCCGCTACAAAGCCCCCCCACCAGATCAGACTAGGGGTGGTTACATCTCCTAGGCTGATACCGCATGAAGCGACTTATCATTGTCGTACGTCCTTTGCGTGGTAGTTACCCAAAGATCGTCCTTGCAAGTCTTCCAATTCATAATACGCACCGCCAAGCTTTCTTCGAACTCGAGCCTTCACAAACGCTTGTCCGAATTTGGCACTGTACAATGTTTGGAAGCAGCTTTGCTTGAAGTTCCTCCGGAACACTTCCTGACCTACGGCGAAATCTACTTGTCTTGAGCGCAGGTTGTATCGCTTCTCGTTTTGATCGTGCATCTTCTGCATTTGTTCACAGGCGCCCTTGCATATGATTTCGAGCGAGTCGGGTCTGTTGAATACCAAGGATCGATCGTCTAGTAACTTTAATTTCCTGAGTAGCGAATATGTCGACTCGGCCGTGACCATATGCTGGCCAAACACCATGTAGTACGGGGTAGTCCCTATCTATACTAGCATGAGACTCGGATCTTAGCGCACATGAAATGCGACTTGGGTGCTCGTCCCAATCCTTTTGATCGGTTCGTAGGTACGCCCTGATCCCGCTAATCACTGACCGGTTCACACGCTCAGAGGCGTTCGCTTGCGGTGAATGCACGGCCGTTAAAGTGTGTGTTATTTCAAACCGCCTTAAAAGCTTTCGAAACGATTCGGATCGGAACTGGGATCCATTATCAGATACGATTGTTTCGGGAACACCAAACGTCATGAATAATTCAGTTTCTAGATACTTAACCACCACGTCAGCGCTTATTTTCTTGACGGGCTTCAGGAAGACGTATTTCGAGAAGTGGTCCAGTACGATAAAAATGCCTATGTTTCCGCCTCTCGACCTGGGATAAGGTCCCAGGAAATCCACGAACAGTCTTTGAAAGAACCGCTGACTCTCCGGCGCTTTCCCTAACGGAGGTCGAAGAACATAATTCGGGGCTTTGGTCGTCTTACACACGAGACAAGCATTGATGTGTGCTTTTACGTCGGATACTAGACCAGGCCAGAAATAATGTCGCCTTATGCGTTCAATAGTCTTGTGGGATCCTCCGTGGGACGCTAACGAATTGTcgtgagcgcgcgcaagcacGTCGGGAACCATTATCTTTGGTATCCACAGCTTCCAAGCGTACTCGTCGTGAACTTGTTCTCCGGTCAGATGTTCAGCGCGACGGTACACAAATCCCTTATCCGTTTTTAAGTCAGGCAGCTGGTCTTGGTTAGCCTGGACCTTCTGTACTAAATCCGTATATTCGGACGATAAGAAGTGTTCAGAAGATAAATCGACCAACGACCCATCAGTTGAATCCAAAGCTGCTACTTCAGCTTCGTTGACCCGGGACAAAAAATCGGGTACTACGTTCTGCGCACCTTTACGATGTTCGATCTTGAATCGATACCTCTGTAGAGCAATGGCCCAACGAGCAAACCGGGAACTTAGATCTGTGTTGGACATAAGCCATTTTAACGAGGCGTGATGGGTTATGATCGTGAACTCATTCATTTTCAAAATTCGAGGAAACAACTAATAAATCGTCTAAATAAACGAATACTTCGTTCCGCACCCGCGCTGGAACTACTTTATCCATTAAGCGAGACATGGTGCTGGTGGCATTACACAATCCAAACGGCATTACCTTGAATTGGTACAGAGGCCTACCCGGAACCGTAAACGCGGTCTTATCACGAGACTTGAGCTGTAACGGTACTTGCCAGTAGGCGTCCTTCAAATCGAGACTCGTGATGTATTCTGGTTTCGGCAGTCGGCTAAGAATGCCACTAATCTGAGGCAAAGGATAAGCGTCCTTTTCTGTGAAACCGTTTACCTTTCGACAATCTAAGCAGACCCGAACCTTTCCGGGCTTAGTAACCATTACTATCGGTGAGGACCACGGCCTGTCCGATTCCTCAATCACACTGTAGCAAGGTAATAATTAGTGAGGCATTCaactagtatttaaaatagcatacagcgcgcattggtattcaccgcaccatcgatacactcggtgggaaataccaatagtgagatatcggataagaaacatcgagaagagagtgagggcactttgtaaatggcgattgtgagagacggacgcgcagctaataaaaaagagttacattaaatcaccgggtttgtgtttttatacctatACAGTTCACTCACGCACCGATATTGGTCACTACAATTCCCGGGTTAGACGGCCTACAATTTCAGAAGTGGGATACGATCAATCGCCGCCAGTGAAAAATAGCGAAAATTTTTATTATCTCGTCCGTCGAAGACGCCATCgctgaaaaaaaaacatgtcgGACTTGGTCGGCACGGAGGAGTTCTCGGCCGCCCAGCTACGCGAATGGCTGGAGTCCCTCAATCTAccaaaaggtggaagcaaagcTGCCATGGCAGCGAGACTTAACGAAATACCAGTAGAGCTGCGGGGACAGGGACCACCGGCAGCCGAAACATGCGAGAACGAGAGGGAAGATGAGGCGGCCGCAGATCAAGACTCGACGAAGAGCGAACGCAAAGAGAAGAACGAAAAAGCACCGCAAGCGCCTgggcacaacaacaaccatgGCGAATATCGAGCAGAGGTTGAAATGTTAAAACTGCAAAtcgagctgctgaagctgcagagcgagagggagaaggAAGGGAGAGGAGAGAACACAACACCAGCCGCCAGCAATGACGCTGGCGTCATGTTGCTAAATGCCGCCAAAGACATGTTGACAACATATCATGGCAACATTTCTGGAAACAACGATGACGTCACAACTTGGATCGCGCAGTTTAAGGCCGTCACAAAAGTGAACAAAATGAAGGATGAGAAGCTACTAATGCTGCTAATGTCGAAGCTTAAGGACAAAGCATTGGTGTGGCTGCATTCGAGTCCGGAGCACATGTCGCTGCCAATCGATCAATTGTTGAACGTCATGGAAGACACTTTCCATCCCAAGGAAAGCAAACTGTTGCTCCGTCGCAAGTTCGAGTCCCGTTCATGGGCACGTGGCGAGGAGTTCTCGATGTACTTCAACGCCAAAGTGTCGCTGGCATCCCGCATAGTCATTGACGACGAGGAGTTTATTGACGGAGTCATCGAAGGTATCCCAGATGTAGGCCTGCGTAGGCAAGCCCACATGCAGTGCTTTGGCGCTCCATATCAACTACTCAAGGCGTTCGAGAAGATCATGCTGCCAAAGAAGTACGGTTCAACTGAAGGGGCAAACACTGGAGCCTCGCCAACACCCATTCGCTGCTACAACTGCAACTCTTTGGGCCACGTGGCAGGGGAGTGCCGCAAGCCCAAGCGCGAAAGAGGAGCGTGCTACGGATGCGGCAGCATGAGTCACCAGGTGTCACACTGTGACGAAAAGAAGTACAAGGTACATAACGAttatatatacaaatttaatatatacattAGCAATTACAATAACAAATGCTTGTCCTTAGATTGCCTCATCGACTCAGGGAGCCCAATAAGTTTTATGAAGTTATCGTGTCTAGAGCACCAGTCGGAAAATAACCTAAATAAAGTGGAAGAGCGCTCACGATTAAGTTCGAACGAAATCAAAGAAGATGATTTAAGTTTATATAAGTTTAACAAAGACAAGAAAAACAgagaaattgaatttattttgaataaaaatgCGGATTACGCTTATGTTGGACTAAATAATAGCAAACTTAACATCTTTGGTAAAATACCCAGTTTTGTAATTATTAACAAAAATCGAATCAACTTTGAATTACTAGTAGTGGCAGACGAGTCGATGGGCTATGAGGCTGTGTTAGGTAGGGATTTTatgaatttatgcaaatttaaaattgtaagTGACATTtgcaaggagaaggagagtgAGACAAAAAACGAGtgtgaaataaaaaatgagtgtttagaaaaaaatgagtgtttagaagaaaatgagtgtttaggagaaaatgagtgtttagaagaaaatgagtgtttaggagaaaatgagtgtttagaagaaaatgagtgtttaggagaaaatgagtgtttagaaaaaaatgagtggaaaatagagaatgagtgtttaggagaataTGAATGTGAAGTTAAAGATGAGGGTGATAAATAGAATAAGCATGAAGTAGAAAGTGGAGGCAAggtagaaaatgagtgttctgCAATGGTTGAGTGTCTGGAAGACAGCGATACCTGCGAGAGCGTAAAAACCAATTTCAACGAACTACCAAGCCAGTATCCAGACAAAGAAAACGACTGGGAGTTGAAAGTAGGGACAGATTGTAGCCAAGAACTCGCAGGACGACTTAAATACATGTTTAGGACAGCGTATGTAAACGCAGAAAGACCAAACTTACCACAAACCAAGTGGGAAATGAAGTTGAATTTCGAACACGAAAAACCGTTTCATTGCCCACCTAGAAGACTGTCGTATAGCGAAAAAGCCCAAGTACAGAAAATGATAGACGAATACACAGAAAAAGGTTACATCAGAACCAGTGAGTCAGAATACGTTTCGCCTATAGTATTGGTAAAAAAGAATTCGGGAGAGTTGAGACTGTGCGTCGATTATCGCACACTTAATAAAGGTATGATAAAGGACAATTACCCAACACCTCTGATAGACGACCTACTAGATAAACTGTCAGGGAAAAGACTTTTCACCAAGTTAGACCTGAAGAATGGATACTTCCACGTATTTATGCATAAAGATTCAGTTAAATACACATCGTTCACGACCCCCATGGGACAATACGAATGGTTGAGGATGCCGTTCGGGTTACGAAATGCATCGGCGGTTTTTCAAAGATTCACAAACAACATTTTTGCAGATATGGTAAAGGAAGACAAAGTTATAATATACATGGACGATATTATGGTAGCAACAAAAGATAGTGATAGTCACATGGAAATTTTACAAGAAGTGATGAGACGATTGGTAGAGAATAAACTTGAATTAAGGATTGATAAATGCGAATTCTTACAGTCAGAAGTTAAGTACCTGGGCTATTCCATATCGGGTAACGGAATTAAACCAGATACGAAGGGATTACAGGCAGTAAAAGGGTTCCCAGTCCCCACGAAAACGAACGAAGTGCAGAGTTTCTTAGGGTTATGTTCTTACTTTAGACGGTTCGTAAAAGATTTTTCTACGAAAGCTAAGCCCCTTTATGATTTGGTCAAAAAAGACAGGAAGTTTGAATTCGGTATCGTAGAACTAGAATGTTTCGAACAACTCAAAAGTAATTTGTTGGAAGCACCGATCTTGGCACTTTACAATCCCAGAGATCCGACAGAATTACATTGCGATGCAAGTTCGTTAGGTTTCGGGTCAATTCTAATGCAGAAGAAGGGTGATGGCAGAATGCACCCGGTGTTTTATTTCTCCAAGCGGACAACAATTACCGAAGCAAAATACCACAGCTTTGAACTGGAGACACTAGCGATAATTTATGCACTACAACGGTTTAGAGTATACGTGCAAGGCATACCCTTCAAAATAGTGACAGACTGCAACGCGCTAACTATGACtctaaacaaaaaagaactcaATCCACGCATTGCCCGCTGGGCGTTAGAGTTACAAAATTATGACTACAAGTTAGAACACAGGTCAGGAAGTAGAATGCAACACGTAGATGCGCTAAGCAGAGCCGTTCAGATACTCACGGTAGACACAAACACCTttgaagaaaatttaattatatgccAAAACAGAGATAACAAACTGATGGAGCTGAGAGAAACGTTACAGAAATCAGAACACAAACATTATGAGATGAGAAACGGAATAATATACAGGAAAAAAGATAACAATACTATCCTATTCTGCGTACCCGAGGAAATGGAAGGCCACGTACTCTATAAGTACCACGATGAACTAGGGCACGTCGGTATAGACAAGATGACCGACGCTATATCGAAAAGCTACTGGATCTCAAACGTAAGGTATAAAGCCAAGCGACACATTGAAAACTGTCTAAAATGCATAGCGTACTCAGCAAAACACGGAAAAGAGGAAGGGTTTTTACACAACATACCAAAAGGGTCAGGACCATTCGAGGTAGTACATATCGACCATTTCGGGCCAGTCGACAAAGGCAGGGCCAACAAACATGTTTTAGTAGTAATAGACGCGTTCACCAAATTCGTAAGACTTTATACGACCAAAACCACTAGCACAAAGGAAGCAGTAATTGCAATGAAAGATTATTTCCGAGCTTACAGTAGACCCAGATGCATTGTGTCAGACAGAGGAAGCTGTTTCACGTCAAAAGAGTTTGAAGAATTCTTAGAACAGAGCAATGTTAAACACGTAAAGATAGCAACAGGGTCGCCACAGGCCAACGGGCAGGTAGAAAGGGTGAACAGAAGTTTGGGACCCATGATTGCAAAGCTTGTTGACCCGGAAAAAGGATTACATTGGGATATGGTAGTGGAAACAGTAGAACACGcgatgaacaacacaattcaaagaacaattaATGAACACCCGAGCAGAATGTTGTTTGGGGTCGTACAAAAAGGAAAGGTTTCAGATTTACTAAAAGATCATCTAGACGAACTAACCGAACAGCGGGCAACAAGGGATATAGAAAAGATTAGAGCAGTAGCAGGCACTCATCAGGAAAAAATACAGTCTTATAACAAACAAGCAACGAATTCAAAGCGAAGGGAGCCACACGTGTACGTAGATAATGATCTAGTTATGGTGAGAAATTTCGACACTCATACAGGGGTGTCTAAAAAGCTTATCCCGAAGTTCAAAGGACCTTATAAGATATCAAAGGTGTTAAAAAATGATAGGTATTTGCTAGAAGATGTAGAGGGGTTTCAACAATCAAGGATCCCGTATAAAGGAGTTTGGGCGGTGGCAAATATGAAGCCGTGGATTGAAAATGGTAAtaatgcaaatgtcacagggaatcaaaatgaagaaaatgatTGTAACACGTAAACTTAGAATATTAAGAGTAAACCACACCCAACTGTAATAAATCAACCTATCTAGAAACTAAATTAAATGTAAGGAGTTCAGGAGCACTCCGGTCAGGATGGCCGAATTGTAGCAAGGTAATAATTAGTGAGGCATTCaactagtatttaaaatagcatacagcgcgcattggtattcaccgcaccatcgatacactcggtgggaaataccaatagtgaga is part of the Drosophila miranda strain MSH22 chromosome Y unlocalized genomic scaffold, D.miranda_PacBio2.1 Contig_Y1_pilon, whole genome shotgun sequence genome and harbors:
- the LOC117190857 gene encoding uncharacterized protein LOC117190857 → MSDLVGTEEFSAAQLREWLESLNLPKGGSKAAMAARLNEIPVELRGQGPPAAETCENEREDEAAADQDSTKSERKEKNEKAPQAPGHNNNHGEYRAEVEMLKLQIELLKLQSEREKEGRGENTTPAASNDAGVMLLNAAKDMLTTYHGNISGNNDDVTTWIAQFKAVTKVNKMKDEKLLMLLMSKLKDKALVWLHSSPEHMSLPIDQLLNVMEDTFHPKESKLLLRRKFESRSWARGEEFSMYFNAKVSLASRIVIDDEEFIDGVIEGIPDVGLRRQAHMQCFGAPYQLLKAFEKIMLPKKYGSTEGANTGASPTPIRCYNCNSLGHVAGECRKPKRERGACYGCGSMSHQVSHCDEKKYKIASSTQGAQ